From the Bacillus sp. FJAT-22090 genome, the window AATTTATAACGAGTTGGACAGATAAATTACCATATTGGTTTACAAAAACAATTTATTTTTTGATTGGGCTTGGGTGTCTGATTGGGAGTTACCTTACATATTTTTAAAGGAGATTGTGAAGAAATCTACTTAAACTAACGGGTGCTTTACTTCAAGAAGGAGTAAAGCCTTTTTCTTGTTGAACTAAAGGTGCAGGTTAGTACAATAAGGTGATGGTTTATAAATAATTAATGAGATAGAATCTTATTTGAAATTGGAGGGTGGATTATTTGTTAATGACTCTGAGGGTTATCTTTGCAGCGATTGCTATTTGTTTTGCAATGTACGCATTGATAACTAATAAATACCAGGTAATGCCGTATATGTTGTTTTTCTTAGGTTTAATGGGGGTAGTTATTGGGGTTTCTGAATTAAAGGTAGATCGAAGAACAAGTGCAATAATATCTTTTCTTGCATCTGCGTTTGCTCTTTTTGTTAGCTTCTATACATTTAATACTTTTAACTAACGGGTGCTTTAGTAAATTGCTTGTTCAACTAAAGTCGCAGTTTAGTTTAGGAAAGCATTTCTAGGAAAGAGTGAAAAGTGGTAAAATACCAATTAAATAATTATTGAGGGGTAGAAAAGAATGGATATATCTATTCGAAACGCCGAGCAAAACGATTATGAGTCATTGTTGCCTTTGTTTAGGCAGGTTCATGAATTCCATGTTTTTGCAAGACCAGATTTGTACAAAGAGAATTCAATTCCAGTCGAGCAAGAGTTCTTTGAAAGCCAGTTGATTGATAGCAAACAGCATATTTTTGTGGCTACCATAGGCAACGATATAGTCGGAGTTATAGTGACGAAGGAAGAAGAAACAACTGAAAATTCTTTTATTAAAGCGAGGAAAGTATTATTTATAAACAGTTTATGCGTTGCCGAAACGCATAGAAAGAAGGGTATCGGAAAAAAACTAACTACATACGTTTTTAATTTTGGGAGGAACCTCAGAGTTGATAGTATTGAATTGGGAGTATCCGAGAAAAATACATCTACCATTAAATTTTATAGGTCAATAGGGATGACTACAAAGAGTAGAAGAATGGAGAATAAATTCAACTAAAGGGTGCTTTACTTCAAGAAGGAGTAAAGCATTTTTCTTATAGAACTAAAGGGGTAGTTTAGTACAATTAGAAGGTATTATTAGAAGAATGACGAATTTGTATATATGTGTATTTTTGAGGATTTTCTTTTACAAATAAGGGGTGACAACATGGAATTTTTACTTGAAGCAGCACTCTTTTCCAATTTTAGCAATAGTATTTTGCTTAAATTTAGTAACACTAATCAAAAATGTTAGTAGAGATAGTAATATTAGTACAACCAAAAATACATTTTTGATGACCATTTCAGCTACCTTTATCATATTTAGTATAACTTGGATGTTTGTATTGTAATTACATTTACAACTCAATCTTTCAATCTTTCTTATTAAACTAACGGGTGCTCTACTTCAAGAAGGAGTAAAGCTTGTAAATCAAATTTGTGAAATTACAAATGTGTCTAGGGCCTCATTATATAGAAAGCTATCGGTAAGGAACAGTTGATGAGTTATACCAAAAATCGTAAATATATAATAGAAAATAAATTTCATATAGAGGTGGAATTATATGCCTAAAATTGACAATATGTTAGCAATTCTATGGATGCTTCGTTCAGGTGAAAAAATTACTGCAAAACAAATTTCAGAAAAGTTAGAGATGAATATAAGGACTGTGTATCGTTATATTGATACACTTTCAACAAGTGGCGTACCTATAATTTCAGAACCAGGACATAACGGTGGATACACTTTATTGAACAATTTTATTGAGGCTCCTCTATTTTTTGATTTTGAAGAGCAAACCTCACTTTATCATGCTGCTGTTTTTGCAGAAGAAGCCGGATATTATGGTGGTGAAGCACTAAATAGGGCTATTTCAAAGCTAACCAAGTATTCAAATCAAGGGCAGGAAACAAAGATAAAACAACATTTAACCAGTCTTGAAGTAATAAGTCGATTAAGTTCACTCTCTATAGAACCTTTTTTGAAGGAGTTGGAGCAGGCCGTAGCTGACGGGTACTCAGTAAAAATTCTTTACCATAAAAGTGGCGAAAAGCAATTAAATTATAGATTGGTCGATCCGTACAGAATTATCTTTTGGAATAATAAGTGGTATGTGATTGGATTTTGTCATCTTAGGAATGATATCCGTAGTTTTAGAGTAGATCGAATTGAAAGTCTAATGCTAACCGAAAATAAGTTTAACCGGCCAGAAAATTTTTCAGCACGTGACTTTTTTATAAAAAATCTTCTTCCAACTATAGAAGATAAGGAAGGGATTATTTCTTTGGTTATTAATGGGGATAAAAGTGTATTGGCTGATATTTGCCAACATTGGTTTTTAGGACATTATTTACAAGAACGGACTTCAAATCAAGCAGTTTTTCTTCTTGAAAAAGATATGATTCATACATATGTACCTTATTTACTTTTACCGTACAATAAATCTATTAAAGTTATTGAGCCAATAAGTCTTAAGAAAAGACTTATTGAAGTTCTGTCGGAATTAATAAAATTTCATCAAGTATGATAACTTCCCTGACGTTAACTGTCAGGGAAGTTATATTATAATAGCTATATCAATTGTGATTGGAGTGTTATTGGATGCAAACAAAAAAAGTTTTTCTATATGTATTTAATACAATGTCGGACTGGGAATATGGATATTTAATTGCTGAACTAAACTCAGGAAGATATTTCAAAAAAGATTTAGCACCTTTAAAAGTAATTACAGTAGGAGCTAATAAAGAAATGATTACTACTATGGGAGGACTGAGCATAAAACCAGATATTTCCCTTGATGAATGTACTCTTGAGAGTAAAGATCTTTTAATTTTACCAGGAGGGACTACTTGGAGTGAAGAAATTCATCAACCTATCTTGGAAAGAATTGGCCAAGCTTTAAAGCTTGGCACTATTGTTGCTGCAATTTGTGGTGCAACTGATGGCCTCGCGAATATGGGATACTTAGATACTAGAAAGCATACAAGTAATAACTTAGAATATACTAAAATGGTATGTCCTAACTATAAAGGAGAAAAGTTCTATGAGTTGGGATCTGCGGTATCTGATGCGAATTTAGTTACTGCATCAGGAATAGCTCCTCTGGAATTTGCAATGGAGGTACTGAAAAAAATAGATGTATTTACACCAGATGCATTACATTCATGGTATAACCTAAATAAGACTCATAAACCCGAATATTATTTCCAGTTAATGGACTCAATAAGTAGATGAGCAAAAAAATCAACTTAGCAGTTTAATATTAGTTTAAATAATTACCATGCTTTAGACGATGTCTAAAGCATGGTTTTTGTATATAACTTAAAATAAAGACCCTAAAAAGCTGTATAAATGCAACTTGATCTTTCGTTCTTTTTACCTGTTTTTCATAAAATAAGTAATTTAATTATGCCGACTTTGAAGACACGTAGTCAAAGCAAAGAGGTTGCTGTCATAATGTTTTTTTCACTTTACTCTTGATATAACCCTAGTTTTGTTGAAGAAGATATATACTGAAAAAAAGTCCCTTCAGATAGTTTGAGGGGACTTTCCTATGTAATTAGTGTGTAAATCTAAATCCAAAATGATTATTTGTATTTTTTGGCTAGAGATTCGCTGCCAATCGCTCCAATGATAGACATAAAAAATGGTCCAATTTGAAATAACAGAGAATCCTGTAAGAACACAATATTTAAATCAAATAACTTATTACCTATTACAATGGATATCTTAGCTAGTATGATAAAAAATCCAATTATTAGAAGAATATCAAAAAACAATTTCCATCTTGGAAAGGCTAATTTTTGGCTATCTTTTATGATTTTCTCTTTCAATGAATTATCGTCCTTTACTAATTCGTCAAGAGAAATATCAAATATGTCACTTATCTTAATTAGCAATTCAATACTAGGGTAACTTTCTCCACGTTCCCATTTGGAAATAGATTGTCTACTAATATTAAGTTTTTCTCCAAGCTGTTGTTGTGACATATTATGCTTTTGACGTTCTTCTTTTATTTTTGAAGGAAAATACATATGATCAACTCCTATCCTCAGTATATATATTTGCACTAAAAAACTAAAGAACCGCATAGTTGCAAGGTGTAAACTGTTAGTTTCCCCTTAAAAACGATTGATTAAATGATAAAGTAAATGAAAAAAGTATTAAAAAACCAATAGCTATAAAAAAAGCTCTTATCAGTGTCTTTTATGGGGTTTTCTTAATTATAAGAGTCCTTTTTGTTATTTCGCTAAGAGCAGCATTCCTGTAAGAACTGAAAGGAAATCTAGAGTTTGTGAAATAATGTACTTAAGCTAACGGCTGCTTTACTTTAGTAGAAGTAGAGACTTTTTCTTATATAAATATATTTATTTGGGAGGGTATTTTAGTTATGGAAGGGTATATAAGTATTGTGTTTATGATTATTGGATTGCTTGTATTATATTATGTAATTCAGGCAGCAGTTACTAAAGGAATTAACAATTCAATAGTTGGGAAATTACTTGAAGGAAAAGATGAAGGTTTAAGTGTTAATGAAATTCTTAATAAATATGGAAAAATAGAAGACAACAAAAAGAGTTAACACTAAAATTAGATTTATATATATCCTGAAGGCGTCAACCAACTTTACTTGATTCATATAGTTTGTGAAGTGGTGTACTTAAACTAACGGGTGCTTTAGTTAATTAAGACCATCCTTTCGATGGTCTATTTTTACGTCCAAAATATCAAGTAATTCTCAGAAGTCCATTGTGAAATGTTGCACTTAAACTAACGCGGCAGTTTAGTTGAACAAGTAATGTTGTTTTATAATTATACGTAAAAGTAGGTGTATACAAATGGAATCGCAATATATTACCTTTGGTGGTCAAATGGGAGACCCTAAGTCTGATAAAGCAGTCGGGTTACAACTTCCTGAAATAAGTAAGTTACTTCAAAAGTATTGTAATAAGGTTTATTGCAATGAAATAGATGAGATGGCGCCAGCTATTTTTGTAGACGGAGACTTATGGCATTGGGATTTTGAGGGGTTTCAAAGGTTACTTCTAAGTAAGAAACATCGTTATATCGAAATTCATATTGGTATGCCACGTGCAAGATGGGAATTTGTCAGCCAGATTGAAATTAAATCATATCTCATAAATCATTTAGAAGAAGCATTGCGACTTATGGTTACAAGATTAAAAAAAGAAAAATATGATGTAAATGAAACTGAATTATGGACTGACTTTGCAAAAGTAAAAAATGATTTCTTATTCAACTAACGGGTGCTTTAGTTGAAGAAGGAAATTTTTTAAAAGAGCCTATATCTATGATTACATTAATCATAGATATAGGCTTTTTTATATTTCTGCTATATAAATTTAATCAAAGACCATGGAAACTGTATAATTAAAAAAGAAGTGTAGCCAGACCACTACTTTACTTGTGTAAGCACTGCCTTTGATGGTGTTTCGTATTTCACATAACCCTTTATGTTGGTGATGAAGAGGCTTCCCCCTACGCCATGTTGTCCGCCATACTTGCTGTCATACCGGTAGACTCGATATACTTCTCCAGGTTTTAACACACGTTCGAAGACCAGCTTATCGCCTTCGCGCTTCCAAAGATTGATCCTTTTCGTAATGGTAATGAGTCCACTTTGGCCTTTTTTCAGCTCCAAACCTTTCCAAAAGACAGGCTTTCGTGGTTTAATTTCTTCCCTTATAGGCAAAGTAACAACAATTCTTCCTTCCTTGCTTTTATTTTTATGTTTATCCTCAGCAATAGCCGTAAAGATATCTCCTGGGCTTGGAGCCGGAATCGAGTACTTGAAAACGCCATTCTGATCTGCGAAAGTGTCCCCAATATACCTAGACATTTTATTGATTGTTACTTTTGCATTGGCTTCTGTTTTACCACTAATTTCCTTTGAATCACTTGTCACAGAATCAAAAGCCGGTACCGCAGGCGGCGTAATATCACGTACAGACGAACTGATATAATCGCTCTCTCGTCCTTCCTTATTTTTCGTGAAAAAAACAAGAGAATAACCACCTGGCAGCTTTCCGGTATAGAACTTAAATGTCCCGTCAGCATTCACCTTCTGGGATTGGTCCCGAAACAATCCATCTTTTCTTTCAGCAGTAACATAAATAGTCGTATTAGGCTCTGCTTTTCCTGTAATATATTCATTTTGATCGAAAAAATCATCTATATTTGGCATCTGGGGCTTTTCCGTTTTATAAATTGGTACGGTAATCGTGTTGCTTTTTATCCCCAGTTTTGATTCTGCCCAAACCTGTAATTCCGTTAATCCCTCAAGGCTTGGAAGAGTAAATGTAAACCTTCCGAAAGGTTCAACCTCTGCAATCACATTTCCATTACTAGCTACAACCACTTTGTCTTCCTTCCCGTAGGCAAATACAGTCATCTTGTTCGTTTGAAGTGTCACATCCCCAGAAATCATGGGATCATATGGTTTATAGTATTTATCCCTAACTGTTAATAGGATGGAATGGGAAAAATAAGGGTCTGTTGAACCTTTAATAGAGTAGGAAACGGTTGTTGTCCCAGTTTTTTTTGCTAAGATATTGCCGTTTTCCGTTAATTCAGCTACCTCAGGGTCTGAAAAAGTTATAGTCAAATTTTTTGAGCTAATCTCCTCAATCCAATCCTCATCCTGAATTGAATACTTTGATAATATCGGCCCGTCATACACAAAGCCAATAGACATTTCTAATGGTTTTAGTTTACGTAATTGAAATTGTTGATATCCTACAAATCTTTTTGGATTTTGACTATCAGAGATATCAATCAAATTATGTCCGGTTAATAATGATTGCAATGCTGGTAGCTTGGTCATTTCACTAATTGAATGTATATAGTTCGATTCCGCATAAATCGACTCTAATGATGGGAATAGTTTTGCATGCTCTCCTATTATATTGATATTGGTAATGTTATTTCCATCTATATTCAAATCTTTCAAGTGTTGATAAGGAATATCTGTTTGAACAAGATTTGATAAATCAACAATCTCATTTGCTCTCATATTTATTCTTTCAATTGACGGAAACAGATAAGACAGTTTCTCGGCCCCCTCAATGGCAGAAAGTTGATGATTATGACTTATATCTATATTTCTGAGGTGGAGCAAAGGTTCATTAATTGCATTGAATAAGGTACTAGTATCTTTTAATGAATATGATATCTCTAATTCCTCTAATCTTGGCATAACGTTAAGGAAATCATAATTTACTACTTCGATACTACTCAATCGAAGATACTTAAGCTTTGTTGCCTTTT encodes:
- a CDS encoding YczI family protein; amino-acid sequence: MTLRVIFAAIAICFAMYALITNKYQVMPYMLFFLGLMGVVIGVSELKVDRRTSAIISFLASAFALFVSFYTFNTFN
- a CDS encoding GNAT family N-acetyltransferase, producing the protein MDISIRNAEQNDYESLLPLFRQVHEFHVFARPDLYKENSIPVEQEFFESQLIDSKQHIFVATIGNDIVGVIVTKEEETTENSFIKARKVLFINSLCVAETHRKKGIGKKLTTYVFNFGRNLRVDSIELGVSEKNTSTIKFYRSIGMTTKSRRMENKFN
- a CDS encoding helix-turn-helix transcriptional regulator, translated to MPKIDNMLAILWMLRSGEKITAKQISEKLEMNIRTVYRYIDTLSTSGVPIISEPGHNGGYTLLNNFIEAPLFFDFEEQTSLYHAAVFAEEAGYYGGEALNRAISKLTKYSNQGQETKIKQHLTSLEVISRLSSLSIEPFLKELEQAVADGYSVKILYHKSGEKQLNYRLVDPYRIIFWNNKWYVIGFCHLRNDIRSFRVDRIESLMLTENKFNRPENFSARDFFIKNLLPTIEDKEGIISLVINGDKSVLADICQHWFLGHYLQERTSNQAVFLLEKDMIHTYVPYLLLPYNKSIKVIEPISLKKRLIEVLSELIKFHQV
- a CDS encoding type 1 glutamine amidotransferase family protein — encoded protein: MQTKKVFLYVFNTMSDWEYGYLIAELNSGRYFKKDLAPLKVITVGANKEMITTMGGLSIKPDISLDECTLESKDLLILPGGTTWSEEIHQPILERIGQALKLGTIVAAICGATDGLANMGYLDTRKHTSNNLEYTKMVCPNYKGEKFYELGSAVSDANLVTASGIAPLEFAMEVLKKIDVFTPDALHSWYNLNKTHKPEYYFQLMDSISR
- a CDS encoding helix-turn-helix domain-containing protein, with translation MYFPSKIKEERQKHNMSQQQLGEKLNISRQSISKWERGESYPSIELLIKISDIFDISLDELVKDDNSLKEKIIKDSQKLAFPRWKLFFDILLIIGFFIILAKISIVIGNKLFDLNIVFLQDSLLFQIGPFFMSIIGAIGSESLAKKYK
- a CDS encoding Ig-like domain-containing protein — protein: MKRSILSIFTALFLLILQSPVFASDLASNTVIQLEDSILQEKLESYVDLCDRQYNENITIDRISTCLEKNNGTLTLGNWYAGSVTTFKGMEKLAGLPIKQLAIQNTHESGRPTDLTPLSEIKSLESLQLTGTYANDFSPLGALPNLRELAINSTNNQPLLTISLVKNLQKLHLSGKQVTSLTGIERMQQLKALAINDVSIPDYSELTKAPQLTDLSMLLNGSSSFLQSLPNLESISLFNYIDKPLVIQGDDLKKATKLKYLRLSSIEVVNYDFLNVMPRLEELEISYSLKDTSTLFNAINEPLLHLRNIDISHNHQLSAIEGAEKLSYLFPSIERINMRANEIVDLSNLVQTDIPYQHLKDLNIDGNNITNINIIGEHAKLFPSLESIYAESNYIHSISEMTKLPALQSLLTGHNLIDISDSQNPKRFVGYQQFQLRKLKPLEMSIGFVYDGPILSKYSIQDEDWIEEISSKNLTITFSDPEVAELTENGNILAKKTGTTTVSYSIKGSTDPYFSHSILLTVRDKYYKPYDPMISGDVTLQTNKMTVFAYGKEDKVVVASNGNVIAEVEPFGRFTFTLPSLEGLTELQVWAESKLGIKSNTITVPIYKTEKPQMPNIDDFFDQNEYITGKAEPNTTIYVTAERKDGLFRDQSQKVNADGTFKFYTGKLPGGYSLVFFTKNKEGRESDYISSSVRDITPPAVPAFDSVTSDSKEISGKTEANAKVTINKMSRYIGDTFADQNGVFKYSIPAPSPGDIFTAIAEDKHKNKSKEGRIVVTLPIREEIKPRKPVFWKGLELKKGQSGLITITKRINLWKREGDKLVFERVLKPGEVYRVYRYDSKYGGQHGVGGSLFITNIKGYVKYETPSKAVLTQVK